A genomic window from bacterium includes:
- a CDS encoding type II secretion system F family protein has product MTGAFGYTVAIVVAALALRRVPVEVARWRVRRRSRLLAERSAAAGAPGAPAVPSKGGPPDTPSGSLAGRALGRARRRLRRAMDDAAVPSGESQAVAVWGAALGVGTLGGLVLAGVPGAATGAGAGLLGPPAALWASRHRRARLIVGALPDFLERVARSLRAGVSTVTALEEVLPASGPLGAELRRVLEDVRAGSPLPAALDHWRSGCPLPEVNLAAAALSIGASTGGRRAPAVDGVAATLRGMRATQREVASLAQQGRLSGLLIALLPLCFLGMSAMLDSGSVLALYGTPLGMICLVAGVVLNLVAFAWMHRITRLP; this is encoded by the coding sequence GTGACAGGCGCCTTCGGATACACGGTGGCGATCGTCGTGGCGGCGTTGGCTCTGCGGCGCGTGCCGGTGGAGGTTGCGCGCTGGCGGGTGCGGCGGCGCAGCCGGCTGCTCGCCGAGCGGTCCGCCGCAGCGGGGGCACCTGGCGCACCGGCGGTGCCATCCAAAGGCGGACCGCCTGACACCCCCAGCGGGTCGCTCGCCGGGCGCGCCCTCGGCCGGGCGCGGCGAAGGTTGCGGCGCGCCATGGATGACGCCGCCGTTCCGTCCGGCGAGTCCCAGGCCGTCGCCGTCTGGGGCGCGGCCCTGGGGGTGGGGACCCTGGGCGGTCTGGTTCTGGCGGGAGTGCCCGGAGCCGCCACAGGGGCCGGGGCCGGCCTGCTCGGACCGCCCGCGGCACTGTGGGCGTCGCGCCACCGCAGGGCGCGTCTCATCGTCGGGGCGCTGCCGGACTTCCTGGAGCGGGTGGCCCGCTCGCTGCGGGCCGGCGTGTCCACCGTCACCGCTCTGGAGGAGGTCCTCCCCGCAAGCGGCCCGCTCGGCGCGGAGCTCCGCAGAGTGTTGGAGGATGTTCGGGCGGGCAGCCCGCTGCCGGCAGCGCTGGACCACTGGCGCTCCGGCTGCCCCCTTCCCGAGGTGAACCTGGCGGCCGCGGCGCTCTCCATCGGCGCCAGCACCGGTGGCCGGCGTGCTCCGGCGGTGGACGGTGTGGCGGCGACGTTGCGCGGCATGCGGGCAACCCAACGCGAGGTCGCCTCGCTGGCCCAGCAGGGGCGCCTGTCGGGGCTGCTGATCGCACTGCTGCCGCTCTGCTTCCTGGGGATGTCGGCGATGCTCGACAGCGGCTCGGTACTGGCGCTCTACGGGACGCCCCTGGGAATGATCTGCCTCGTCGCCGGCGTCGTCCTGAACCTCGTGGCGTTCGCCTGGATGCACCGGATCACGCGGCTGCCATGA
- the glnA gene encoding type I glutamate--ammonia ligase: MTTPAEVVSRLAVEDIQFVDMRFTDVPGTQHHYTLPAHELTGDVFAEGLGFDGSSITGFQTIDRSDMLLIPDPDTGFIDPFYKHRTLALLCTVYDPVTGFEYFKDPRVVAKRAMRYLHGTGIADTCYVGPEAEFFIFDGVNYHNEPYGSAYEVRSVEGIWTSGDTLDARDDPNLGHRIRYKSGYFPLPPLDRHQDLRAEMVATLEACGVEVELHHHEVGTAGQAEIDMRFDHLLAMADKVQLYKYVCKNVAARAQKTVTFMPKPIYGDNGSGMHVHMSLWKDGETLFYDRDNYAGLSELARHFTGGVLAHAPAILVFAAPTVNSYKRLVPGYEAPVNLVYSERNRSAAIRVPLVSESPAAKRIEFRCPDPSANPYLAFAAILLAGLDGVLNGIEPPDPLDKDIYSLSPEELAGVATVPGSLGRALDALEEDHDFLRVGGVFGESLLESYIEAKREEIDTVGLRPHPMEFELYYSI; this comes from the coding sequence ATGACAACTCCCGCTGAAGTTGTTTCGCGCCTGGCAGTCGAGGACATTCAGTTCGTGGACATGAGGTTCACGGACGTTCCCGGCACGCAGCATCACTACACGCTGCCGGCGCACGAACTGACCGGGGACGTCTTCGCCGAGGGGCTGGGCTTCGACGGCTCCTCGATCACCGGCTTCCAGACCATCGACCGGTCGGACATGCTCCTGATCCCCGATCCCGACACCGGTTTCATCGACCCGTTCTACAAGCACAGGACCCTGGCCCTGCTGTGCACCGTCTACGACCCGGTGACCGGTTTCGAGTACTTCAAGGACCCCCGCGTCGTGGCCAAGCGGGCGATGCGCTACCTGCACGGCACCGGTATCGCCGACACCTGCTACGTGGGGCCCGAGGCCGAGTTCTTCATCTTCGACGGGGTGAACTACCACAACGAGCCCTACGGATCGGCGTACGAGGTGCGTTCGGTGGAGGGCATCTGGACCAGTGGCGACACGCTCGATGCCCGTGACGATCCGAACCTCGGCCACAGGATCCGCTACAAGTCGGGCTACTTCCCCCTGCCGCCCCTGGATCGCCACCAGGATCTTCGGGCCGAGATGGTCGCCACCCTCGAGGCGTGCGGGGTGGAGGTGGAGTTGCACCACCACGAGGTCGGCACGGCCGGGCAGGCCGAGATCGACATGCGCTTCGACCACCTGCTGGCGATGGCCGACAAGGTGCAGCTCTACAAGTACGTGTGCAAGAACGTGGCGGCGCGGGCGCAGAAAACCGTCACGTTCATGCCGAAACCCATCTACGGCGACAACGGGTCGGGCATGCACGTGCACATGTCGCTGTGGAAGGACGGCGAGACGCTGTTCTACGACCGCGACAACTACGCCGGCCTCTCGGAGTTGGCGCGCCACTTCACCGGGGGCGTGCTGGCCCACGCCCCGGCGATCCTGGTGTTCGCGGCCCCGACCGTCAACTCCTACAAGCGACTCGTCCCGGGATACGAGGCGCCGGTGAACCTGGTGTACTCCGAGCGGAACCGTTCCGCGGCCATCCGTGTGCCGCTGGTCTCGGAGAGTCCCGCCGCCAAGCGCATCGAGTTCCGGTGCCCCGACCCCTCCGCCAACCCCTATCTGGCTTTCGCCGCCATCCTGCTCGCCGGTCTCGACGGCGTGCTCAACGGCATCGAGCCGCCGGATCCTCTCGACAAGGACATCTACTCGCTGTCGCCGGAGGAGTTGGCGGGTGTGGCGACGGTTCCCGGCTCGCTCGGCCGGGCGCTCGACGCGCTCGAGGAGGATCACGACTTCCTGCGAGTGGGCGGGGTCTTCGGCGAGTCGCTCCTGGAGTCCTACATCGAGGCCAAGCGGGAGGAGATCGACACGGTCGGCCTGCGCCCGCATCCCATGGAGTTCGAGCTGTACTACTCGATCTGA
- a CDS encoding type II secretion system F family protein — MTVLAAGWALAVLWGALLLHTPSAAVRARLGALPVASRGRRTRPVASLGRILRSTVGRRPDAAADRRAGSVALALLAGATVDLTLGLAVAALSWFVLRRRAARQRQREAATLLAELPEAVDLFALAASAGLSVRLAAEAVAPRLDGPVGSALDRAVRQMRLGVETAEALEALTRTPAGEPLRLLVRPLTDSLRYGSALGPALERAAAVARSERRRQAEAVARRIPLRLLFPLTLCVLPAFVLLTILPTVAQSLELLRF, encoded by the coding sequence ATGACCGTGCTGGCAGCGGGCTGGGCACTTGCGGTGCTGTGGGGCGCGCTGCTGCTCCATACCCCTTCGGCGGCAGTCCGGGCGCGCCTCGGTGCTCTGCCGGTCGCGAGCCGCGGTCGCCGGACCCGGCCCGTGGCATCGCTGGGGCGGATCCTGCGGTCGACGGTGGGGCGCCGGCCCGATGCCGCTGCCGACCGGCGGGCGGGGTCGGTGGCGCTCGCGCTGCTCGCCGGGGCGACCGTCGACCTCACGCTGGGACTGGCGGTCGCCGCGCTGAGTTGGTTCGTGCTCCGCCGCCGGGCCGCGCGCCAGCGACAGCGGGAAGCGGCGACGCTGCTGGCAGAACTGCCCGAGGCGGTGGACCTCTTCGCTCTCGCCGCCAGCGCGGGACTGAGCGTGCGACTCGCCGCCGAGGCGGTGGCGCCCCGTCTCGACGGGCCTGTCGGGAGCGCGCTCGACCGGGCCGTCCGGCAGATGCGGCTCGGGGTCGAGACGGCGGAGGCCCTCGAAGCACTCACCCGCACGCCGGCGGGCGAGCCCCTGCGGCTGCTCGTGCGCCCGCTGACCGATTCCCTGCGCTACGGCTCTGCTCTCGGACCCGCGCTCGAGCGGGCCGCGGCCGTGGCCCGCTCCGAGCGGCGGCGGCAGGCCGAGGCGGTGGCCCGGCGGATCCCGCTGCGGCTGCTGTTCCCGCTGACCCTGTGCGTCCTTCCGGCATTCGTCCTGCTGACGATCCTGCCGACGGTGGCGCAGTCGCTGGAACTGCTGCGGTTCTGA
- a CDS encoding sigma-70 family RNA polymerase sigma factor, producing the protein MARERVERDEEDLVRLYLTDIGQYTLLTKDDEVDLAQKIEVGIEAREELAAGKSLSSRRRVELRRLVGEGEAAERQFVQSNLRLVVSIAKKYQASGLPLLDLVQEGNLGLMHAVEKFDWRKGFKFSTYATWWIRQAITRGIANTGRTIRLPVHAGDTLTRLQKARARLELRYGRPATLSELAEEVEMPEQKVTEALRFAAEPLSLSEPLREDGDAELGDVVEDRSAESPFEVAATALLPEEIKRLLSPLDEREREILTLRYGLDRGEPRTLEEVGEHFNLTRERIRQIEARAMSKLRHPSSDTGARDLLAV; encoded by the coding sequence GTGGCGAGAGAGCGGGTTGAGAGGGACGAAGAAGATCTCGTCCGGCTCTATCTGACCGACATCGGCCAATACACCCTGCTCACGAAGGACGACGAGGTCGACCTGGCCCAGAAGATCGAGGTCGGGATCGAAGCACGCGAGGAATTGGCGGCGGGCAAGTCGCTGTCTTCGCGCCGCCGTGTCGAGTTGCGCCGGCTGGTGGGGGAGGGCGAGGCGGCCGAGCGGCAGTTCGTGCAGTCGAACCTGCGCCTGGTGGTGTCGATCGCCAAGAAGTACCAGGCCTCGGGGTTGCCGCTGCTGGACCTCGTGCAGGAGGGGAACCTGGGCCTCATGCACGCCGTGGAGAAGTTCGACTGGCGCAAGGGGTTCAAGTTCTCCACCTACGCCACGTGGTGGATCCGCCAGGCCATCACCCGCGGCATCGCCAACACCGGTCGCACCATTCGCCTTCCCGTGCACGCCGGCGACACGCTCACCCGCCTCCAGAAGGCCCGCGCCCGTCTCGAACTGCGCTACGGCCGGCCGGCCACGCTCAGCGAGCTGGCCGAAGAGGTGGAGATGCCCGAGCAGAAGGTGACCGAGGCGCTGCGCTTCGCCGCCGAGCCGCTCTCGCTCTCGGAGCCGCTGCGCGAGGACGGCGATGCCGAACTGGGCGACGTCGTGGAGGACCGCTCGGCCGAATCGCCGTTCGAGGTCGCCGCCACCGCGCTGCTGCCCGAGGAGATCAAGCGCCTGCTGTCGCCGCTGGACGAGCGTGAGCGCGAGATCCTCACGCTCCGCTACGGGCTGGACCGCGGCGAGCCGCGCACCCTCGAAGAGGTCGGGGAGCACTTCAACCTGACCCGCGAGCGGATCCGCCAGATCGAGGCTCGGGCCATGTCGAAGCTGCGGCATCCCTCGTCGGACACCGGCGCCCGGGACCTGCTGGCCGTCTGA
- a CDS encoding Mrp/NBP35 family ATP-binding protein, producing MTVAPTHDPQPPTTEAVMALLSDVIDPELGSNIVELGMVAGTEVDPNGQVTVTVALTTMGCPLRAQIQRDVRNRVASLPGVSGVDISWTELSSAGKAKAMAIARRNVAENAPDTEIPITTKVLLIASGKGGVGKSSISVNLAMALATEGMTVGLLDADIWGYSVPRMLDLTGRLEGAETERKILPQTREVGEGTLKVVSMGLLVDDEQTALMWRGLILNRAVRHFLEDVLWGPMDFLVVDMPPGTGDVQMGIAKLLPRSEMIIVTTPSRSVQNVAARAANMGRNNYLRIAGVIENMTAYENPDGTRHALFGEGGGEALATEIGAPLLGKVPIDPVVSPSSDAGEPFVLGDGPAAEAIRGIAKKLVEELVPAGALAGCSAHVAGTPVSLQRRTS from the coding sequence GTGACGGTCGCCCCGACACACGACCCGCAACCGCCGACGACCGAGGCTGTCATGGCGTTGCTGAGCGACGTCATCGACCCCGAACTCGGCAGCAACATCGTCGAGTTGGGGATGGTGGCCGGAACCGAGGTCGACCCGAACGGCCAGGTCACCGTGACCGTCGCCCTCACCACGATGGGTTGCCCGCTGCGGGCGCAGATCCAGCGCGACGTGCGCAATCGGGTGGCATCCCTGCCGGGCGTTTCCGGCGTGGACATCTCCTGGACCGAGCTCTCCTCCGCGGGCAAGGCCAAGGCCATGGCCATCGCCCGGCGCAACGTCGCAGAGAACGCGCCCGACACCGAGATCCCGATCACCACCAAGGTGCTGCTGATCGCCTCGGGCAAGGGCGGCGTCGGCAAGTCCTCGATCTCGGTGAACCTCGCCATGGCGCTGGCCACCGAGGGGATGACCGTCGGGCTGCTCGACGCCGACATCTGGGGCTACTCGGTGCCTCGCATGCTGGATCTGACCGGCCGCCTGGAGGGAGCCGAGACCGAACGCAAGATCCTGCCGCAGACCCGGGAGGTCGGCGAGGGCACGCTGAAAGTCGTCTCGATGGGCCTGCTGGTGGACGACGAGCAGACGGCGCTGATGTGGCGCGGCCTCATCCTGAACCGGGCGGTGCGTCACTTCCTGGAGGACGTGCTGTGGGGACCCATGGACTTCCTGGTGGTGGACATGCCGCCGGGCACCGGCGACGTGCAGATGGGGATCGCCAAGCTGCTGCCCCGGTCAGAGATGATCATCGTCACGACGCCGTCGCGCAGCGTTCAGAACGTCGCGGCGCGCGCCGCCAACATGGGCCGCAACAACTACCTGCGCATCGCCGGCGTCATCGAGAACATGACCGCCTACGAGAATCCCGACGGCACGCGGCATGCGCTCTTCGGCGAGGGCGGCGGCGAGGCGCTGGCCACCGAGATCGGGGCACCCCTGCTGGGCAAGGTTCCGATCGACCCGGTCGTGTCGCCTTCCAGCGACGCCGGCGAGCCGTTCGTGCTCGGCGATGGTCCCGCCGCCGAGGCCATTCGCGGCATCGCCAAGAAGCTCGTGGAGGAGTTGGTACCGGCCGGCGCGCTCGCCGGCTGCAGCGCGCACGTGGCCGGGACTCCCGTCAGCCTGCAACGACGCACTTCGTGA
- a CDS encoding CpaF family protein yields MTESAAVASSEPLATVERDLHGLVVEACLAGEPVGIEQIRELVRQRAPLLSPELQDALAQRVEARLAGLGPLEALVALEAVSDVMVNGPGAVWVEEGGTLRRTAVTVGEATLHQLIERVVAPLGLRADRTSPLTDARLPDGSRVNVVMPPVAVDGPYLIIRRFRACALRLEDFASPPVAALLRWLVTARANIVVSGGTGAGKTTFLNTMAAHIPADQRIVTVEDAAELDLQAAHVVRLEARPPSIEGLAAVTVRDLVRNALRMRPDRILVGEVRGSEAFDMLQAMNTGHDGCLSTCHANSPPDALGRLETMVLMAGAGLPLQAVRDQISAAVDFVVHLARGPAGSRRVVAVAEVRGGPERLATLADAVALRALPEAPPRAFDAPPADPAWLDL; encoded by the coding sequence ATGACTGAGTCCGCCGCGGTCGCGAGCTCCGAGCCGCTCGCGACCGTCGAGCGCGATCTGCACGGTCTCGTCGTGGAGGCCTGCCTCGCCGGCGAGCCGGTGGGCATCGAGCAGATCAGGGAGTTGGTGCGCCAGCGCGCGCCGCTGCTGAGCCCCGAGCTCCAGGACGCTCTGGCGCAACGAGTGGAGGCCCGCCTCGCCGGTCTGGGCCCGCTGGAGGCGTTGGTAGCGCTCGAAGCGGTGAGCGACGTGATGGTCAACGGTCCCGGCGCCGTCTGGGTGGAGGAGGGCGGGACGCTGCGTCGCACTGCGGTCACGGTCGGCGAGGCAACGCTGCACCAGCTCATCGAGCGGGTGGTGGCGCCGCTGGGTCTGCGAGCCGATCGCACGTCGCCGCTGACCGACGCCCGGCTTCCGGACGGCTCGCGGGTCAACGTCGTCATGCCACCCGTGGCCGTCGACGGTCCCTATCTGATCATCCGCCGCTTCCGGGCATGCGCCTTGCGGCTGGAGGACTTTGCCTCGCCGCCGGTCGCGGCCTTGCTGCGCTGGCTGGTGACGGCCCGGGCGAACATCGTCGTGAGCGGCGGAACCGGTGCCGGCAAGACCACCTTCTTGAACACCATGGCGGCGCACATCCCGGCGGATCAGCGCATCGTCACCGTCGAGGACGCCGCCGAACTGGACCTGCAGGCCGCACACGTCGTCCGTCTGGAGGCGCGCCCACCCAGCATCGAGGGTCTGGCGGCGGTCACCGTGCGCGACCTGGTGCGCAACGCGTTGCGCATGCGGCCCGACCGGATCCTCGTCGGCGAGGTCCGGGGATCGGAGGCCTTCGACATGTTGCAGGCGATGAACACCGGTCACGACGGTTGCCTGTCCACCTGTCACGCGAACAGCCCGCCCGATGCGCTCGGGCGTCTGGAGACAATGGTCCTCATGGCCGGCGCCGGGCTGCCGCTGCAGGCCGTACGCGATCAGATCAGCGCCGCGGTGGACTTCGTCGTGCATCTGGCCCGAGGTCCGGCGGGCTCCCGGCGCGTCGTGGCGGTGGCCGAGGTGCGCGGCGGTCCGGAGCGGTTGGCGACGCTGGCGGACGCCGTGGCGCTACGGGCCCTGCCGGAGGCACCTCCACGGGCCTTCGATGCACCGCCGGCCGATCCGGCATGGCTTGACCTGTAA
- the erpA gene encoding iron-sulfur cluster insertion protein ErpA: MITLTSEAASKVGELLSQEGEEGLALRVAVRPGGCSGFSYEMYFDTEVNDNDQSAKFEGVDVIVDQSSAMLLQGATLDYSDSLQNAGFSIDNPNAQRTCGCGQSFS; this comes from the coding sequence ATGATCACGCTCACTTCCGAGGCGGCGAGCAAGGTCGGCGAGTTGCTCTCCCAGGAGGGCGAAGAAGGTCTGGCACTGCGAGTGGCCGTCCGCCCGGGTGGCTGTTCGGGGTTCAGCTACGAGATGTACTTCGACACCGAGGTCAACGACAACGACCAGAGCGCCAAGTTCGAGGGTGTTGACGTCATTGTGGATCAATCCAGCGCCATGCTGCTGCAGGGCGCCACCCTGGATTACAGCGACAGCCTGCAGAACGCCGGCTTCTCCATCGACAACCCCAACGCCCAGCGCACCTGCGGCTGCGGGCAGTCCTTCAGCTGA
- a CDS encoding 2Fe-2S iron-sulfur cluster-binding protein, giving the protein MPASAGDHISLTVDGRPVSAPAGDFSLLTLLREHLGIREVKDGCSPQGQCGACTVLVDGAARVACVTPARRVAGRRVTTLAGLDPARREVWADAFCATGASQCGFCTPGIILRLESHTRRSPGADPSRALAAHLCRCTGWQTILEAARAVEEGAQVPGGSRDLVAAARRAVIEGGRSQVAGPHVACGEGGFADDSAPPDALVAVPAPDGDWVLGETLAEARQAAGAAEGRRSTLRPTPPLELPPGTWDRTLQTCWSEPAYLELDASWCVPGGTPADPLANGGAFGAKARSEAPAAARRLAGETGRPVRVLYSRPDATRLGPKRPPVAGGANADGTGRLAVARTPGIVEAVAAVAPGLEVTEVDIAGPPTSADLRAAGVLEALALLAGARGTADAVRLPGGGVATAHVGEVIAVEVDCGQPLDEVVLRSYCIGAAHMAYSLVTAEAIATDESGAVADLTVRSFGVVPASRMPAVDVRIVGSDDEPVNGSDAVFVAVAAATWLARGCPPTWPTDRRS; this is encoded by the coding sequence TTGCCGGCGTCCGCCGGCGACCACATCAGCCTTACTGTCGACGGTCGCCCCGTCAGCGCGCCCGCCGGTGACTTCTCGCTGCTGACGCTGCTGCGCGAGCACCTCGGTATCCGCGAGGTCAAGGACGGCTGCAGCCCGCAAGGGCAGTGCGGCGCCTGCACGGTGCTGGTGGACGGCGCCGCCCGGGTGGCCTGCGTCACACCGGCCCGGCGCGTGGCGGGTCGCCGGGTCACGACGCTGGCGGGCCTGGATCCCGCCCGGAGGGAGGTCTGGGCGGATGCCTTCTGCGCCACCGGCGCCAGCCAGTGCGGGTTCTGCACACCGGGCATCATCCTGAGGCTCGAGAGCCACACACGGCGCTCGCCGGGTGCTGATCCCAGCAGGGCTCTGGCCGCCCACCTGTGCCGCTGCACCGGCTGGCAGACGATCCTGGAGGCCGCCCGGGCAGTCGAAGAGGGGGCACAGGTGCCCGGCGGATCGCGCGACCTGGTTGCCGCCGCCCGCAGAGCGGTCATCGAGGGTGGGAGATCGCAGGTCGCCGGCCCGCATGTGGCGTGCGGCGAGGGAGGGTTCGCCGACGACTCGGCCCCACCCGACGCCCTGGTGGCGGTCCCGGCGCCGGATGGTGACTGGGTGTTGGGGGAGACGCTGGCTGAGGCACGCCAGGCGGCGGGGGCAGCCGAGGGACGGCGCAGCACGCTGCGCCCCACCCCGCCGCTGGAGCTGCCGCCGGGCACCTGGGACCGCACCCTGCAGACCTGCTGGAGCGAGCCGGCCTACCTGGAGCTCGATGCCTCGTGGTGCGTCCCCGGCGGCACACCGGCCGACCCACTTGCCAACGGCGGAGCCTTCGGTGCCAAGGCTCGGTCGGAGGCCCCGGCGGCGGCTCGGCGGCTCGCGGGGGAGACGGGCCGGCCGGTGCGAGTCCTGTACTCCCGTCCCGACGCCACCCGCCTGGGGCCCAAGCGCCCGCCGGTTGCCGGTGGGGCCAACGCCGACGGCACCGGTCGGCTGGCCGTGGCGCGGACACCGGGAATCGTCGAGGCCGTCGCCGCGGTCGCACCCGGCCTGGAGGTCACCGAGGTGGATATCGCCGGACCGCCCACGTCGGCGGACCTGCGCGCCGCCGGTGTGCTCGAGGCGCTGGCCCTGCTGGCCGGCGCCCGCGGGACGGCGGATGCGGTCCGGTTGCCCGGAGGAGGGGTGGCCACCGCGCACGTCGGCGAGGTCATCGCCGTGGAGGTCGACTGCGGGCAGCCGCTGGACGAGGTCGTGCTGCGGTCCTACTGCATCGGCGCCGCCCACATGGCCTACAGCCTCGTGACCGCCGAGGCCATCGCAACCGACGAGTCCGGCGCGGTGGCGGATCTCACGGTGCGATCCTTCGGCGTGGTTCCGGCGTCGCGGATGCCTGCGGTGGACGTGCGGATCGTCGGCAGCGATGACGAGCCGGTGAACGGTTCGGACGCGGTGTTCGTGGCGGTCGCCGCCGCCACCTGGTTGGCGAGGGGCTGCCCGCCGACCTGGCCCACCGACCGGCGATCCTGA
- a CDS encoding NAD+ synthase: MLRVGICQLNLTVGDLDGNVERMLAALADVSDSGGDLAVFPELAVCGYPPEDLLAKPRFATDCQAALEKIAAATGRCAAVVGLPVAGCDGALFNAAAVCANGAIAGMARKAHLPNYGVFDEHRHFTPGTPEALFEIAGVAVGVSVCEDVWIDGGAVEQLAAGGAEVIVNINASPYSVGKLDERLGVLRRRIGRIDCPVAYVNLVGGQDELVFDGRSVVLDTAGQVVAQAKAFEEEILLVDVVPRQVPTDAGDVGPLATIVVSAPPAVAPHGLPPAPPPSPLDPLDEIYAALVLATGDYVRKSGFTDVCLGLSGGVDSSLVAAVATDALGADRVHGVLMPSRYSSAHSVTDAEALCANLGIEGRIIEIEAAHSAFEAMLAPEFADLPPGLAEENVQSRIRAIVLMALANKFGWLVLTTGNKSEAAVGYSTLYGDSAGAFAPIADIWKMQVYELARRRNATAGRALIPERVLAKAPSAELRPDQRDSDSLPPYESLDPVARAFVEGDKTVGELIAAGADPELVRRVGRLVDVAEYKRRQGPPGVRVTPKAFGKDRRMPITNRYRGEARD, translated from the coding sequence ATGCTCCGCGTCGGCATCTGCCAGCTGAACCTCACCGTCGGCGACCTCGACGGCAACGTCGAGCGCATGCTCGCGGCGCTGGCGGACGTGTCCGATAGCGGCGGCGATCTGGCCGTCTTCCCCGAGTTGGCCGTCTGCGGCTACCCGCCGGAGGATCTCCTCGCGAAGCCGCGTTTCGCCACGGACTGCCAGGCGGCCCTCGAGAAGATCGCCGCCGCGACCGGTCGCTGCGCGGCGGTCGTGGGGCTGCCCGTGGCCGGCTGTGACGGAGCACTGTTCAATGCGGCCGCGGTCTGTGCCAACGGCGCCATCGCCGGCATGGCGCGCAAGGCACACCTGCCCAACTACGGGGTCTTCGACGAGCACCGCCACTTCACGCCGGGCACGCCGGAAGCGCTCTTCGAGATCGCCGGGGTGGCCGTGGGGGTCTCCGTCTGCGAGGACGTCTGGATCGACGGTGGCGCCGTCGAGCAGTTGGCGGCAGGGGGCGCCGAGGTCATCGTCAACATCAACGCCTCGCCGTACAGCGTCGGCAAGCTCGATGAGCGGCTCGGCGTTCTCAGGAGGCGCATCGGCCGGATCGACTGCCCGGTGGCGTATGTCAACCTGGTCGGGGGGCAGGACGAGCTGGTGTTCGACGGCAGATCCGTTGTCCTCGATACCGCCGGGCAGGTCGTGGCGCAGGCGAAGGCGTTCGAGGAGGAGATCCTCCTCGTCGACGTCGTCCCCCGGCAGGTGCCGACGGACGCGGGCGATGTCGGCCCGCTGGCGACGATCGTCGTGAGCGCCCCGCCGGCCGTTGCCCCGCACGGACTGCCGCCGGCTCCGCCGCCGTCGCCACTGGATCCACTGGATGAGATCTATGCCGCCCTCGTCCTCGCCACCGGCGACTACGTGCGGAAGAGCGGGTTCACCGATGTGTGCCTGGGTCTCTCCGGCGGCGTGGACTCCTCCCTCGTCGCCGCCGTGGCCACCGACGCCCTCGGTGCCGATCGGGTGCACGGTGTGCTCATGCCGTCGCGCTACTCCTCGGCCCACTCCGTCACCGACGCCGAAGCGCTCTGTGCCAATCTGGGGATCGAGGGGCGGATCATCGAGATCGAGGCGGCGCACAGCGCCTTCGAGGCCATGCTGGCACCGGAGTTCGCGGACCTTCCGCCCGGCTTGGCCGAGGAGAACGTGCAGTCGCGCATCCGCGCAATCGTTCTGATGGCGCTGGCCAACAAGTTCGGCTGGCTGGTTCTCACCACCGGCAACAAGTCCGAGGCCGCGGTGGGTTACTCCACGCTCTACGGCGACTCGGCCGGCGCCTTCGCGCCGATCGCGGACATCTGGAAGATGCAGGTCTACGAACTGGCCCGTCGTCGCAACGCCACCGCCGGCCGGGCGCTCATCCCCGAGCGGGTGCTTGCCAAGGCGCCGTCGGCCGAACTGCGGCCCGACCAGCGCGACTCGGACAGCCTGCCGCCGTACGAGTCGCTGGACCCCGTTGCCCGTGCCTTCGTGGAGGGGGACAAGACCGTCGGCGAGCTCATTGCGGCCGGTGCGGACCCCGAACTGGTGCGGCGGGTCGGCAGGCTCGTCGACGTGGCGGAGTACAAGCGCCGCCAGGGGCCGCCGGGGGTGCGGGTGACGCCCAAGGCCTTCGGCAAGGATCGCCGCATGCCAATCACGAACCGTTACCGGGGCGAGGCCCGAGACTGA